In the genome of Rhodoferax fermentans, one region contains:
- a CDS encoding SRPBCC domain-containing protein, with the protein MTTPPSADGVCATSRLLPFTAAQIYAAFADANLLAIWWGPDGFTNTFERCEFRPQGRWTFVMHGPDGKNYPNDSVFLEASPQRIVVRHLSAPNFTLTITLTETDGQTHVLWHQAFDDPRVAASVAHIIAPANEQNLNRLHAALLAARP; encoded by the coding sequence ATGACCACTCCACCCAGCGCGGACGGTGTTTGCGCAACCAGCCGACTGCTCCCGTTCACAGCCGCGCAGATTTATGCCGCGTTTGCTGATGCCAATCTGCTGGCGATCTGGTGGGGGCCAGACGGTTTCACCAACACCTTCGAGCGATGTGAGTTCAGGCCCCAAGGGCGCTGGACCTTTGTCATGCATGGTCCGGATGGCAAGAACTACCCCAATGACAGCGTGTTTCTCGAAGCCTCGCCGCAGAGGATTGTGGTCCGTCACCTGTCGGCGCCCAACTTCACGCTCACCATCACCTTGACAGAAACCGATGGGCAAACGCATGTCCTTTGGCATCAGGCTTTTGATGATCCACGGGTGGCTGCCAGTGTGGCGCACATCATTGCTCCCGCCAACGAGCAGAACCTCAATCGCCTGCATGCGGCGCTGTTGGCTGCGCGTCCGTGA
- the hisG gene encoding ATP phosphoribosyltransferase — protein MITIALSKGRIFEETIPLLKAAGIEVLEDPDTSRKLILTTNQPDVRVLVVRATDVPTYVQYGGADMGITGKDTLLEHGSQGLYQPLDLQIAKCRISVAVRSDFDYKSAVKKGSRLTVATKYVAIARDFFASKGVHVDLIKLYGSMELAPLVGMADAIVDLVSTGNTLKANHLVEVEHIMDISSRLVVNQAALKLKQAPMRHIIDAFESAVV, from the coding sequence ATGATCACTATTGCACTGTCCAAGGGCCGGATTTTTGAAGAAACCATTCCTCTCCTCAAAGCCGCAGGCATCGAGGTGCTGGAAGACCCGGACACCTCGCGCAAACTCATCCTGACCACCAACCAGCCCGATGTGCGGGTGCTGGTGGTGCGCGCCACCGATGTGCCCACTTATGTGCAGTACGGCGGTGCCGACATGGGCATCACCGGCAAGGACACGCTGCTGGAACACGGCAGCCAGGGCCTATACCAGCCGCTCGATTTGCAGATCGCCAAATGCCGCATCAGCGTGGCGGTGCGCTCCGACTTCGACTACAAAAGCGCGGTCAAAAAAGGCTCGCGCCTCACGGTAGCCACCAAATACGTGGCGATTGCGCGCGACTTCTTTGCCAGCAAAGGTGTGCACGTTGACCTGATCAAGCTCTACGGCAGCATGGAACTCGCCCCGCTGGTCGGTATGGCCGACGCGATTGTGGACCTGGTGTCCACCGGCAACACGCTCAAGGCCAACCACCTGGTTGAAGTCGAACACATCATGGACATCAGCTCACGCCTGGTCGTCAACCAGGCCGCACTCAAGCTCAAACAGGCGCCCATGCGCCACATCATTGACGCGTTTGAGTCGGCGGTGGTGTGA
- a CDS encoding BolA family protein, with translation MTADQLKALIAAHLPCEHLEVDGDGRHWYAVVVSTEFEGKRAIARHQRVYATLGDKVKTDEVHALSIKAFTPAEWAAQPR, from the coding sequence ATGACCGCTGACCAACTCAAAGCCCTGATTGCCGCCCACCTGCCTTGTGAGCATCTTGAGGTCGATGGCGACGGCCGCCACTGGTATGCGGTGGTGGTGTCAACCGAATTTGAAGGCAAACGTGCTATTGCCCGCCACCAGCGTGTCTACGCCACGCTGGGCGACAAGGTGAAGACCGACGAGGTGCACGCCCTGTCGATCAAAGCATTCACACCGGCCGAATGGGCCGCCCAACCCCGCTAA
- a CDS encoding STAS domain-containing protein produces the protein MLELPAQLTHTSASACLLELAAAVPNQSAEVVVSATKLGRFDSAALAVLLSLRRDALALGKTFSVTKLPQRLTDLARLYGIEELLPDRRQTPR, from the coding sequence GTGCTTGAGCTGCCTGCCCAACTGACCCACACCAGCGCCAGCGCCTGTCTGCTTGAGCTGGCGGCAGCTGTGCCCAATCAGTCTGCCGAGGTGGTGGTCAGTGCGACCAAGCTGGGGCGTTTTGACTCGGCAGCGCTGGCGGTGCTGCTGTCCTTGCGCCGCGATGCGCTGGCACTGGGCAAAACCTTTTCGGTGACCAAGCTGCCACAGCGCTTGACCGATCTGGCGCGTTTGTATGGCATTGAGGAGCTGCTGCCCGACAGGCGGCAGACCCCCCGGTAA
- a CDS encoding GNAT family N-acetyltransferase, whose amino-acid sequence MNIQTATMADAAALVGMALTFRNHLERTTPTQAQFEQSITVLLNSPDARFLIAASDDGPIGYVLLRFRYSMWVGGAEATIEDLFVDPTHRKNGVGRALIQAALQAATDQGCLSVCLDTNEFNVASNAIYTQLGFNAVSKRWNGRQIFYRKPLTPTAVAS is encoded by the coding sequence ATGAACATTCAAACAGCCACGATGGCGGATGCTGCTGCGCTGGTGGGTATGGCGCTCACCTTTCGCAACCACCTTGAAAGAACCACCCCCACACAGGCCCAGTTTGAGCAAAGCATCACGGTGCTGCTCAACTCGCCGGATGCGCGGTTTTTGATCGCTGCCAGTGACGACGGCCCCATCGGGTATGTGCTGCTTCGCTTCAGGTACTCCATGTGGGTGGGTGGTGCCGAGGCCACCATCGAAGACCTGTTTGTGGACCCGACCCATCGCAAAAACGGTGTGGGCCGCGCACTCATTCAGGCAGCTCTGCAGGCCGCCACAGACCAGGGCTGTTTGTCGGTCTGCCTGGATACCAACGAGTTCAACGTCGCCTCCAACGCCATCTACACCCAGTTGGGCTTCAACGCGGTGTCCAAGCGCTGGAACGGGCGCCAAATCTTCTACCGCAAACCCCTTACCCCCACCGCTGTGGCCAGTTGA
- a CDS encoding MlaC/ttg2D family ABC transporter substrate-binding protein: MKRRFLLSSLPLIGTTLLGWHVGSAWAADEAPDALIQRLTKEAIDLIQSDKAVQSGDVARIMQLLDQKIMPNLNFQRMTASAVGPAWRQATPEQRARLQAEFKTLLVRTYSGAMSQAKNLTFSIKPMRYAPDDKEVIVRTLIHGRGDPVQLDYRLEKTPGEGAGWKIFNLNVLGVWLVDTYRSQFSQEINAKGIDGLIATLSERNKSNAAGDTKASKG; encoded by the coding sequence CGACGTTTTTTGCTGAGTAGCCTGCCTTTGATCGGTACCACCCTTCTGGGTTGGCATGTTGGCTCGGCCTGGGCGGCTGACGAAGCCCCTGACGCGCTGATCCAGCGGCTGACCAAAGAGGCCATTGACCTGATCCAGTCAGACAAAGCGGTGCAGTCCGGTGATGTGGCGCGCATCATGCAGTTGCTGGACCAGAAGATCATGCCCAACCTGAACTTTCAGCGCATGACTGCCTCCGCCGTGGGCCCCGCCTGGCGCCAGGCCACACCTGAGCAGCGCGCACGGTTGCAGGCCGAGTTCAAGACCCTGCTGGTGCGTACCTATTCCGGCGCCATGAGCCAGGCCAAAAACCTGACATTCAGCATCAAACCGATGCGCTATGCGCCAGACGACAAGGAAGTGATTGTGCGCACCCTGATCCATGGCCGTGGTGACCCGGTGCAACTGGACTACCGCCTGGAAAAAACCCCGGGTGAGGGCGCTGGCTGGAAGATTTTTAACCTCAACGTGCTGGGTGTCTGGCTGGTGGACACCTACCGCAGCCAGTTTTCGCAGGAAATCAATGCCAAAGGCATTGACGGCCTGATCGCCACCCTGAGTGAGCGCAACAAATCCAATGCCGCTGGCGACACCAAGGCCAGCAAGGGGTAA
- a CDS encoding metallophosphoesterase family protein, which produces MRLALLSDIHGNLAALEAVTTDLRRRGVDQVVNLGDSLSGPLLPRETAQFLMAQGWLSLAGNHERQLLTQNADQMGLSDAYAHSQLSTQEFDWIRSLPPSVRLSPDVFLCHGSPRSDVEYFLETLDAGVVRQATAAEVETRLSDELAPLVACGHTHVARVLHTRRGQRLMNPGSVGQPAYDDTHPVPHVVETGSPDARYAIVEQHKDGWCVSLLSVPYDHQSMAQLARLRGRSEWEHALLTGYMP; this is translated from the coding sequence ATGCGCCTAGCCCTTCTCTCCGATATTCACGGCAACCTTGCCGCCCTAGAAGCCGTCACCACCGACCTGCGCCGCCGGGGTGTGGATCAGGTGGTGAACCTGGGTGACAGCCTGTCCGGCCCGCTGTTGCCGCGAGAAACCGCCCAGTTCCTGATGGCTCAGGGCTGGCTGAGCCTGGCGGGTAACCACGAGCGTCAGTTGCTCACACAAAACGCGGATCAGATGGGGCTCTCTGACGCTTACGCCCACTCCCAACTGAGCACCCAGGAGTTCGACTGGATCAGGTCTTTGCCACCCAGCGTGCGTCTCAGCCCCGATGTGTTTTTATGCCACGGCTCACCGCGCAGTGATGTCGAGTACTTTCTGGAAACCCTGGATGCGGGTGTGGTCCGCCAAGCCACCGCGGCTGAGGTCGAAACCCGCCTGAGCGACGAACTCGCGCCCCTGGTGGCCTGCGGCCACACCCATGTGGCGCGGGTGCTGCATACCCGGCGTGGGCAACGGCTGATGAATCCGGGCAGTGTGGGTCAGCCAGCGTATGACGACACCCACCCGGTGCCCCATGTGGTGGAGACCGGCTCGCCTGACGCGCGTTACGCCATTGTTGAGCAGCACAAGGACGGCTGGTGTGTGTCCCTGCTGTCGGTGCCCTATGACCACCAGTCCATGGCCCAGTTGGCCCGATTGCGTGGCCGCTCCGAGTGGGAACACGCTTTGCTCACCGGCTACATGCCCTGA
- a CDS encoding ABC transporter permease: MTGWQMLFYKEVMRFWRVVGQTVGGPVLTAMLYLLIFGHALESHVKVYGQVSYTAFLVPGLAMMSLLQNAFANSSSSLIASKVMGNLVFLLLTPLSYWHWFVAYVGASIVRGLVVALGVFGVSVFFTDLNLVAPLWVAVFALMGAALMGALGLIAGLHSEKFEQLAAFQNFIVMPMTFLSGVFYSIHSLPPFWQKVSHVNPFFYMIDGFRYGFFGVSDVSPWLSLGVVSATLVVVSLTALYLLRIGYRIRS, from the coding sequence ATGACCGGCTGGCAAATGCTCTTTTACAAAGAAGTCATGCGCTTCTGGCGTGTGGTCGGCCAGACCGTGGGCGGCCCGGTGTTGACCGCGATGTTGTATCTGCTGATTTTTGGCCACGCGCTTGAATCCCACGTCAAGGTCTACGGTCAGGTCAGTTACACCGCGTTCCTGGTGCCCGGCTTGGCCATGATGAGCTTGTTGCAAAACGCCTTTGCCAACAGTTCCTCCTCGCTGATCGCCAGCAAGGTCATGGGCAACCTGGTGTTTTTGTTGCTCACACCGCTGTCCTACTGGCACTGGTTTGTGGCCTACGTGGGCGCGTCCATCGTGCGTGGCCTGGTGGTGGCGCTGGGGGTGTTTGGGGTGTCGGTGTTTTTCACCGACCTGAACCTGGTGGCGCCGCTCTGGGTGGCCGTGTTTGCGCTGATGGGTGCGGCGCTGATGGGCGCGCTGGGTCTGATTGCCGGTCTGCATTCGGAGAAGTTCGAGCAACTCGCGGCCTTCCAGAACTTCATCGTCATGCCCATGACCTTTTTGAGCGGGGTGTTTTACTCGATCCATTCCTTGCCTCCGTTCTGGCAGAAGGTCAGCCACGTCAACCCGTTTTTCTACATGATCGACGGCTTTCGCTACGGCTTTTTTGGGGTGAGCGATGTGTCCCCCTGGCTCAGCCTGGGCGTGGTCAGTGCCACCCTGGTGGTGGTCAGCCTGACTGCGTTGTACCTGCTGCGTATCGGTTACCGTATCCGTTCCTGA
- a CDS encoding ABC transporter ATP-binding protein, whose product MSAISFQSVSKAYPSPRGSQSDTFLALDRVSLDIEPGEFFGLLGPNGAGKTTLITILAGLARATSGRVSVLGSDVQTDYAAARRKLGVVPQELVFDPFFNVREALRFQSGYFGVKHNDAWIDELLESLGLTDKAHVNMRALSGGMKRRVLVGLALVHKPPVIVLDEPTAGVDVELRQTLWAFIAKLNQQGSTVLLTTHYLEEAEALCGRIAMLKQGRVVALDTTSALLKAASGNVLQFKIDSELPPSLKVGARITGRVVQYPATDALAIERYLAAAREAGLMLQDIEIRRADLEDVFLEVMKRHAPAESPTAEVNA is encoded by the coding sequence ATGTCCGCCATCTCCTTCCAGTCTGTCTCCAAAGCCTACCCTTCTCCCCGTGGTTCTCAGAGCGACACCTTTCTGGCGCTTGACCGGGTCAGTCTGGACATTGAGCCCGGCGAGTTTTTCGGCCTGCTCGGCCCCAATGGCGCGGGCAAAACCACCCTGATCACCATCCTGGCTGGTCTGGCCCGGGCCACTTCGGGGCGCGTCTCGGTGCTGGGCAGTGATGTCCAAACCGACTACGCCGCCGCACGTCGCAAGCTCGGCGTGGTGCCGCAAGAGCTGGTGTTTGACCCGTTTTTCAACGTGCGTGAAGCATTGCGCTTCCAGTCAGGTTATTTCGGTGTCAAACACAACGACGCCTGGATCGACGAGCTGCTGGAGAGCCTGGGCCTGACCGACAAGGCCCACGTCAACATGCGGGCCCTCTCAGGCGGCATGAAACGCCGCGTGCTGGTGGGCCTGGCGCTGGTGCACAAACCACCAGTGATTGTGCTGGATGAGCCCACCGCCGGGGTCGACGTGGAACTGCGCCAAACCCTGTGGGCGTTTATTGCCAAACTCAACCAGCAGGGCAGCACCGTGCTGCTGACCACCCATTACCTGGAAGAGGCCGAGGCCCTGTGTGGGCGCATCGCCATGCTCAAGCAGGGGCGGGTGGTGGCGCTCGACACCACCAGTGCGCTGCTCAAGGCCGCCTCCGGCAATGTGCTGCAATTCAAGATTGATAGCGAACTCCCCCCGTCTTTGAAGGTCGGAGCCCGTATCACGGGTCGGGTTGTGCAATACCCGGCCACCGACGCGCTGGCGATTGAACGCTACCTGGCCGCCGCGCGTGAGGCCGGGCTGATGCTGCAGGACATCGAGATCCGCCGCGCCGACCTGGAGGACGTGTTCCTCGAAGTGATGAAACGTCACGCACCGGCCGAGTCGCCCACCGCCGAGGTGAACGCATGA
- the murA gene encoding UDP-N-acetylglucosamine 1-carboxyvinyltransferase: MDKLLIRGGRPLLGEVTISGAKNAALPELCAALLTNEPVILHNVPRLKDVATMRTLLEHMGVKTETFGERGGMGFHAADPIRPEAPYELVKTMRASVLALGPLLARFGQAKVSLPGGCAIGSRPVDQHIKGLTAMGAEIVVEHGYMVAKLPAGRTRLKGARITTDMVTVTGTENFLMAACLAEGETILENAAQEPEIPDLAEMLIKMGAKIEGHGTSRIRIQGVETLHGCTHQVVSDRIEAGTFLCAVAAAGGDVLARHARIDHLEAVVEKLREAGVTITAVEDGIRVQSSGAAQLKAQSFRTTEYPGFPTDMQAQFMALNSVAQGTAKVTETIFENRYMHVNELVRLGAKIQIDGKIALVEGVPQLSGATVMATDLRASASLVIAGLVAKGETCVDRIYHLDRGYDQMENKLRALGADIERVK, encoded by the coding sequence ATGGACAAACTTCTGATTCGTGGTGGCCGCCCCTTGTTGGGTGAGGTCACCATCTCCGGCGCCAAAAACGCCGCCCTGCCCGAACTGTGCGCCGCGCTGCTCACCAACGAGCCGGTCATCCTGCACAACGTGCCGCGCCTCAAAGACGTGGCCACCATGCGCACCCTGCTCGAGCACATGGGTGTCAAGACCGAGACCTTTGGGGAGCGCGGTGGCATGGGTTTCCATGCGGCTGACCCGATCCGCCCCGAAGCCCCTTATGAACTCGTGAAAACCATGCGCGCCTCGGTGCTGGCACTCGGCCCGCTGCTGGCGCGGTTTGGCCAGGCCAAGGTGTCCTTGCCCGGTGGCTGCGCGATTGGCTCGCGCCCGGTGGACCAGCACATCAAGGGCCTGACCGCGATGGGTGCCGAGATTGTGGTCGAACACGGCTACATGGTCGCCAAGCTGCCCGCAGGCCGCACCCGCCTCAAAGGCGCACGCATCACCACCGACATGGTGACGGTGACCGGCACCGAAAACTTCCTGATGGCCGCTTGCCTGGCCGAGGGCGAAACCATCCTGGAAAACGCCGCGCAAGAGCCCGAGATCCCTGATCTGGCCGAGATGCTGATCAAGATGGGCGCGAAGATTGAAGGCCATGGCACAAGCCGCATCCGCATCCAGGGCGTGGAGACGTTGCACGGCTGCACCCACCAAGTGGTGTCGGACCGCATCGAAGCTGGCACCTTTTTGTGCGCGGTGGCTGCTGCCGGCGGTGATGTGCTGGCGCGCCACGCCCGCATCGACCACCTGGAGGCCGTGGTCGAAAAACTGCGCGAAGCGGGTGTGACGATCACTGCTGTAGAAGACGGCATCCGCGTCCAGTCCAGCGGCGCGGCCCAGCTCAAGGCGCAAAGCTTTCGCACCACCGAGTACCCGGGTTTTCCGACCGACATGCAGGCGCAATTCATGGCGCTCAACAGCGTGGCGCAAGGCACGGCCAAGGTCACCGAGACGATTTTTGAGAACCGCTACATGCACGTCAACGAACTCGTGCGCCTGGGTGCCAAGATCCAGATCGACGGCAAGATTGCCCTGGTCGAAGGTGTGCCCCAGCTGTCGGGCGCCACCGTGATGGCGACCGACCTGCGCGCCTCGGCCAGCCTGGTGATTGCCGGCCTGGTGGCCAAGGGCGAAACCTGCGTGGACCGCATCTACCATCTGGACCGCGGTTACGACCAGATGGAAAACAAGCTGCGTGCGCTGGGTGCCGACATCGAGCGTGTGAAGTAA